In Bacteroidota bacterium, a single genomic region encodes these proteins:
- a CDS encoding sodium:solute symporter: MSTLDWIVLALTLSSIVLFGIWKGRGNKDIDSYLLAGKQLPWYHVLLSVMATQASAITFLSAPGQAYTDGMRFVQFYFGLPLAMIVLSMTFIPIFHNLRVFTAYEFLEKRFDHKTRRLTAFLFLLQRGVSTGISIYAPAIILSTILHVNIQITTVIIGTLVILYTVYGGSRAVSYTQVLQMGIIFLGMLTAGIVVLNMLPPGVNLSTALHIAGDAGRMNVIDLHFDWNNRYNLWSGIIGGFFLQLAYFGTDQSQVGRYLTAHSITQSRMGLLMNGLLKIPMQFLILLLGILVFTFYQFTTPPLFFNKAEMPKTENSADNSAFNRIQSQFDSASQVKQKAVYALAIAYQSQNETQLAIERSKFKTAFQHTEELRKKGIAQLQVQNAALDKNDGNYIFLTFVMQHLPKGLIGLLIAVIFLASMGSLASGLNSLASTSVIDIYKRSINKTASDKRYLNASRLATLGWGVFCILAALYAGKMGNLLEAVNVLGSLFYGTILGVFIVAFYVKTVSGTPVFIAAILTELFVMYCWYFDVMAFLWLNVLGCGMVVAIGWAIEKLGPKTKTSTA; this comes from the coding sequence ATGAGCACACTCGACTGGATTGTATTAGCGCTTACCTTAAGTTCTATTGTGCTTTTTGGAATATGGAAAGGCCGTGGAAATAAAGATATCGACTCCTATTTATTAGCTGGGAAGCAATTACCCTGGTACCATGTGTTATTAAGTGTAATGGCTACACAAGCCAGCGCCATAACCTTTCTTTCGGCGCCCGGACAAGCTTACACGGATGGAATGCGCTTTGTGCAATTTTATTTTGGCTTGCCTTTGGCGATGATTGTGTTGAGCATGACCTTTATTCCCATTTTTCACAATTTGCGGGTATTCACGGCTTATGAGTTTTTAGAAAAGCGCTTCGATCATAAAACCCGCCGCCTCACCGCTTTTTTGTTTTTACTGCAAAGAGGCGTTTCTACCGGTATTTCAATTTATGCCCCTGCAATTATTCTATCTACCATTTTGCATGTTAATATTCAAATTACAACCGTTATCATTGGCACACTTGTAATACTTTACACGGTGTATGGCGGCTCCCGCGCAGTTTCCTATACACAAGTGCTACAAATGGGCATTATCTTTTTAGGCATGTTAACCGCAGGAATAGTGGTGCTCAACATGTTGCCACCGGGCGTAAATTTATCCACAGCCCTGCACATTGCCGGCGATGCAGGCCGCATGAATGTGATTGATTTGCATTTCGATTGGAACAACCGCTACAATTTGTGGAGTGGAATTATTGGCGGATTCTTTTTGCAACTCGCTTATTTCGGCACCGACCAATCGCAGGTGGGACGCTACTTAACAGCTCACAGCATTACCCAAAGTCGTATGGGTTTGCTCATGAATGGACTGCTAAAAATCCCCATGCAATTTTTAATTCTCTTGCTTGGGATTTTAGTTTTTACCTTTTATCAATTCACTACCCCTCCGCTTTTTTTCAATAAGGCCGAAATGCCTAAGACTGAAAATAGTGCAGACAATTCTGCCTTCAACCGCATACAATCCCAATTTGACAGTGCTTCTCAAGTAAAGCAAAAAGCCGTGTATGCTTTGGCAATTGCCTATCAATCTCAAAATGAAACACAATTAGCTATTGAGCGAAGTAAATTCAAGACTGCATTTCAACATACCGAAGAACTCCGTAAAAAAGGCATAGCCCAATTACAAGTGCAAAACGCTGCACTCGATAAAAATGATGGCAACTACATCTTTCTCACCTTTGTGATGCAACATCTGCCGAAAGGCTTAATAGGCTTACTCATTGCTGTAATTTTTTTAGCCAGCATGGGTTCCTTGGCATCGGGATTAAATTCCTTGGCTTCTACCAGTGTTATCGATATTTACAAACGCTCCATCAATAAAACCGCCAGCGATAAACGTTATTTAAATGCCTCCCGATTGGCCACCTTGGGCTGGGGTGTATTTTGCATTTTGGCTGCCTTATACGCCGGCAAAATGGGCAACTTATTAGAGGCCGTGAATGTACTGGGCTCCTTGTTTTACGGCACCATTCTGGGCGTTTTTATAGTTGCCTTTTATGTCAAAACAGTTTCCGGAACTCCCGTTTTTATTGCGGCAATACTTACTGAACTTTTTGTAATGTATTGCTGGTATTTTGATGTGATGGCCTTTTTGTGGCTCAATGTGTTGGGCTGTGGGATGGTGGTGGCAATTGGATGGGCAATAGAAAAATTAGGTCCAAAAACAAAAACAAGCACAGCTTAA
- the accC gene encoding acetyl-CoA carboxylase biotin carboxylase subunit, whose amino-acid sequence MFKKILIANRGEIALRIIRTCKEMGIHTVAVYSTADKDSLHVRFADEAVCIGPPPSKDSYLNIASIISACEITNADAIHPGYGFLSENAKFSRICGEHSIKFIGASPAMIDGMGDKSSAKDTMKKAGVPTIPGSDGLITDLDEAKKIAKKIKYPVILKATAGGGGRGMRIVWKEEDLLPLWDSARQEASAAFGNDGMYMEKYIEEPRHIEIQIVGDQYGKACHLSERDCSIQRRHQKLAEETPSPFMTDELRDRMGEAAIKAALAVSYEGVGTVEFLVDKHRNFYFMEMNTRIQVEHPITEEVINYDLIREQILVAAGTPISGKNYFPQLHAIECRINAEDPFNNFRPSPGKITNLHTPGGHGVRVDTHVYAGYTIPPNYDSMIAKLITIAQTREEAIAKMIRALSEFVIEGVKTTIPFHLRLMKDEQFREGNYTTKFLESFDLTE is encoded by the coding sequence ATGTTCAAAAAAATATTGATTGCCAATCGTGGAGAAATTGCCTTACGTATAATTCGTACCTGTAAAGAAATGGGTATACATACGGTTGCAGTTTATTCTACTGCCGATAAAGATAGTTTGCACGTGCGTTTTGCCGATGAAGCGGTATGCATAGGCCCTCCGCCAAGTAAGGATTCGTATTTAAATATTGCCAGCATTATTTCGGCTTGTGAAATTACAAATGCCGATGCGATACATCCGGGCTATGGATTTTTGAGTGAGAACGCAAAGTTTTCGCGCATTTGTGGGGAGCATAGCATTAAATTTATTGGTGCATCCCCTGCCATGATTGATGGCATGGGCGATAAATCCTCTGCCAAAGATACCATGAAAAAGGCAGGTGTACCCACCATTCCGGGCTCTGATGGATTGATTACGGATTTGGATGAGGCCAAGAAGATTGCAAAAAAAATTAAATATCCGGTCATTCTAAAAGCTACTGCCGGTGGTGGTGGACGCGGGATGCGCATTGTGTGGAAAGAAGAAGATTTGCTTCCGCTGTGGGACAGTGCCCGACAAGAAGCCAGTGCAGCCTTTGGAAACGACGGCATGTACATGGAAAAATACATTGAGGAACCGCGTCACATCGAAATTCAAATTGTGGGCGATCAATACGGAAAGGCCTGTCACTTATCGGAAAGAGATTGTTCGATTCAACGCCGGCATCAAAAATTAGCGGAAGAAACTCCTTCGCCTTTTATGACGGATGAGTTGCGCGACAGAATGGGCGAAGCAGCCATTAAAGCAGCCTTGGCCGTAAGTTATGAGGGGGTAGGAACAGTAGAGTTTTTGGTAGATAAGCACCGCAATTTTTACTTTATGGAGATGAATACCCGTATTCAAGTGGAGCATCCCATTACTGAAGAAGTTATTAATTACGACTTAATTCGGGAACAAATATTAGTGGCAGCAGGCACACCCATTTCCGGAAAAAATTATTTTCCACAATTGCATGCCATCGAATGCCGTATTAATGCGGAAGATCCTTTTAATAATTTCCGTCCTTCACCGGGCAAAATTACCAACTTGCATACTCCCGGTGGACATGGAGTGCGCGTAGATACCCATGTGTATGCCGGCTATACCATTCCGCCCAATTACGACAGTATGATTGCCAAACTTATTACCATTGCGCAAACCCGTGAAGAAGCAATTGCAAAAATGATTCGCGCTTTGAGTGAGTTTGTGATTGAAGGCGTAAAAACCACCATTCCGTTTCACTTGCGTTTGATGAAAGATGAGCAATTTAGAGAAGGGAATTATACTACTAAATTTTTGGAGAGTTTTGATTTGACGGAGTAA
- a CDS encoding single-stranded DNA-binding protein, whose product MSNLRNSVRLIGNLGAAPDVKSLDKGKKVARVNLATNESYKNAAGEKVTETCWHNLVAWGKTADIVEKYLDKGSEVAIEGKLTSRSYNNKEGEKKYITEIVVNEVLMLGKKSEA is encoded by the coding sequence ATGAGCAATTTAAGAAACAGCGTAAGGCTGATTGGAAATCTAGGCGCAGCGCCGGATGTAAAAAGTTTAGACAAGGGCAAAAAAGTAGCCCGGGTGAATTTAGCCACCAACGAAAGCTATAAAAATGCAGCCGGTGAAAAGGTAACCGAAACCTGTTGGCACAACCTTGTTGCCTGGGGAAAAACAGCCGATATCGTGGAGAAATATCTTGACAAAGGAAGTGAAGTGGCCATTGAAGGTAAACTCACAAGCCGCAGTTACAACAACAAAGAAGGGGAGAAAAAGTACATCACTGAAATTGTGGTGAACGAGGTGTTGATGTTGGGTAAGAAAAGCGAAGCTTGA
- a CDS encoding PadR family transcriptional regulator, whose translation MYSSELIKGTLKTIVLKLLSDNKKMYGYEITQKVKELTGDKIQITEGALYPTLHALEDEGSVTTEVMNIGKRVRKYYTLTKKGKTTSKEKVSEFADYLNTMKFLLDIKPQLG comes from the coding sequence ATGTATTCATCAGAACTAATCAAAGGAACTTTAAAAACAATCGTTTTAAAGTTATTGTCCGACAACAAAAAAATGTACGGATATGAAATCACCCAAAAAGTAAAAGAACTTACGGGCGATAAAATTCAAATTACCGAAGGTGCATTGTACCCTACGCTTCATGCTTTGGAAGACGAAGGCAGTGTTACTACCGAGGTAATGAACATTGGAAAAAGGGTGCGCAAATATTACACACTTACGAAAAAGGGAAAAACAACGAGTAAAGAAAAAGTGAGTGAATTTGCCGATTACCTAAACACGATGAAATTTTTACTCGACATTAAACCGCAGCTCGGATAA
- the lysS gene encoding lysine--tRNA ligase, giving the protein MSTELSEQEVVRRNSLNELLKLGINPYPADLFEVNSNAKDISENYERDKISYKNISIAGRIMTRRIMGNAAFAEIQDSTGRIQIYVRRDDICEGEDKTMYNTVFKKLLDIGDIIGVSGYVFTTQTGETTLHVTNLKLLCKSLKPLPVVKTDEEGNVFDAFTDPEQRYRMRYLDLIVNPQVKDTFRKRTQLTNSMRGFLNNKGYLEVETPILQPIHGGAAARPFHTHHNTLDMKLYLRIANELYLKKLIVGGFDGVYEFAKDFRNEGMSRFHNPEFTQMELYVAYKDYNWMMDLVEEMVEKIAMDIHGTTEVQVGENLINFHRPWKRYTMYGAIKEFTGIDITEMNEEQMTAAAASIGVHVDKSMGRGKIIDEIFGEKCEALLIQPTFITDYPQEMSPLAKKHRSMPGLVERFEAICNGKEICNAYSELNDPIDQRARFEEQLELAKRGDEEAMQLDEDFLRAIDYGMPPTSGLGIGIDRLAMIMTNSNSIQDVLFFPQMRPEA; this is encoded by the coding sequence ATGAGCACAGAATTAAGCGAACAGGAAGTGGTGAGACGAAATAGTCTCAACGAACTATTAAAACTGGGAATCAATCCCTATCCTGCGGATTTATTTGAGGTAAATTCAAATGCCAAAGATATTTCGGAGAATTACGAACGCGATAAAATTTCATATAAAAACATCAGCATCGCAGGCCGAATCATGACCCGCCGCATTATGGGCAATGCTGCCTTTGCCGAAATACAAGACTCTACCGGTCGAATTCAAATTTATGTGCGCCGTGATGATATTTGCGAAGGTGAAGATAAAACCATGTACAATACCGTGTTTAAAAAACTGCTCGACATCGGTGATATAATTGGCGTAAGTGGCTATGTGTTTACCACACAAACCGGAGAAACTACCCTTCATGTGACCAATTTAAAATTGCTCTGCAAATCGTTAAAACCCCTGCCAGTAGTTAAAACAGATGAAGAAGGGAATGTGTTTGACGCTTTTACTGATCCGGAACAACGCTACCGCATGCGTTACCTCGATTTAATTGTAAATCCACAAGTAAAAGATACTTTTCGCAAGCGCACTCAACTCACCAATAGCATGCGTGGCTTTTTAAACAATAAAGGTTATCTTGAAGTAGAAACACCGATTTTACAACCCATTCACGGAGGTGCTGCTGCACGCCCATTTCATACACATCACAACACGCTCGACATGAAATTGTATTTGCGTATTGCCAACGAATTGTATTTAAAAAAGCTAATCGTTGGCGGTTTTGATGGCGTGTATGAGTTTGCCAAAGATTTCCGCAATGAGGGAATGAGCCGTTTTCACAATCCGGAGTTTACGCAAATGGAGTTGTATGTGGCGTATAAAGATTATAACTGGATGATGGATTTAGTGGAAGAAATGGTAGAGAAAATTGCCATGGACATTCATGGAACCACCGAAGTACAAGTGGGCGAAAATTTAATTAATTTTCACCGTCCTTGGAAACGCTACACCATGTATGGCGCCATTAAAGAATTTACCGGAATCGATATCACCGAAATGAATGAAGAGCAAATGACTGCCGCTGCTGCAAGTATTGGTGTACACGTGGACAAAAGCATGGGGCGCGGAAAAATTATTGATGAGATTTTTGGAGAGAAATGCGAAGCACTCTTGATTCAACCTACTTTCATAACAGATTATCCGCAGGAAATGAGCCCGCTGGCAAAGAAACACCGCAGCATGCCCGGTTTGGTGGAGCGCTTTGAAGCCATTTGTAACGGCAAAGAAATTTGCAATGCATACAGTGAGTTAAACGACCCAATTGACCAACGCGCGCGTTTTGAAGAACAATTAGAGCTCGCCAAACGCGGCGATGAAGAAGCCATGCAATTGGATGAAGATTTTTTACGTGCCATCGATTATGGAATGCCTCCCACCTCCGGACTTGGAATTGGAATTGACCGACTGGCCATGATTATGACCAATTCGAATTCTATTCAAGATGTATTATTTTTTCCGCAAATGCGCCCTGAGGCTTAA
- a CDS encoding WG repeat-containing protein: MKKQLFSSLVALLFTALHLYAQNYITQVKPIGSKTWGYANLKGEIILKADYVKCWKFSEEGLALIYDVKEKQFYFINLKGERLKTEIEGYRMKEGFGLNFNTEGFVDGMALVKYLNKWGYLNAAGKLAIKAQYDDASYFNKGFATAKRGDKFFVLNKAGDEILLPGNVIDINEFAEGLAPFRAADKQFGFVGVDGKIAIPARFESVGYFSNGLAWAKASGGLLGYINTKGQWVIKPQFTAGKDFDKESGIARVKVEDKWAFISSDGSFKKLYDGEVLNDFSEGLAEGKKNEKIGFYDNTGKWVIEPQFDGSRDFKNGYAAAKKGDKWGIIDKQGKWIIEPTYEGIKDMELVK; this comes from the coding sequence ATGAAAAAACAACTCTTTAGCAGCTTGGTAGCCCTACTATTTACTGCTTTACACCTGTATGCACAAAATTATATCACGCAAGTAAAACCAATCGGAAGCAAAACTTGGGGATACGCCAATTTGAAGGGCGAAATCATACTAAAGGCTGATTATGTGAAATGCTGGAAATTTTCGGAAGAAGGTTTAGCGCTTATTTACGACGTGAAAGAGAAGCAATTTTACTTCATAAATTTAAAAGGCGAAAGATTAAAAACCGAAATTGAAGGATATAGAATGAAGGAGGGATTTGGGCTTAACTTTAATACCGAAGGCTTTGTTGACGGCATGGCCTTGGTGAAATACCTAAACAAATGGGGTTATTTAAATGCAGCCGGAAAGCTTGCCATAAAAGCGCAATACGACGATGCATCTTATTTTAACAAGGGATTTGCAACCGCAAAAAGGGGCGACAAGTTCTTTGTGCTAAACAAAGCAGGTGATGAAATTTTATTGCCGGGCAATGTAATAGATATAAATGAATTTGCTGAAGGATTGGCTCCGTTTCGTGCTGCCGATAAGCAATTTGGATTTGTTGGTGTGGATGGCAAAATTGCAATTCCCGCCCGTTTCGAAAGTGTAGGCTATTTTAGCAATGGATTGGCTTGGGCTAAAGCGAGTGGTGGATTATTGGGGTACATTAATACAAAAGGTCAATGGGTTATTAAGCCACAATTTACAGCCGGCAAGGACTTTGACAAGGAAAGCGGAATTGCTCGTGTGAAGGTGGAAGATAAATGGGCATTTATATCAAGCGATGGAAGCTTTAAAAAACTATACGATGGTGAAGTTTTAAATGATTTTAGCGAAGGATTGGCTGAGGGAAAGAAAAATGAGAAGATAGGCTTTTACGATAATACCGGTAAATGGGTAATTGAACCGCAATTTGATGGCTCCCGTGATTTTAAAAACGGATATGCCGCCGCTAAAAAAGGAGATAAATGGGGCATAATCGACAAACAAGGAAAATGGATTATTGAACCCACCTATGAAGGCATTAAGGATATGGAGTTGGTGAAGTAA
- a CDS encoding T9SS type A sorting domain-containing protein, which yields MKKIMCTVWLIAASYCSIYAQAGALDNSFGVGGKVITDFGPTSTSRAQSIAVQSDGKILVAGYNTTGGSSGTKADYTLVRYNTNDTLDNTFDTDGIVTTDFLSFSNVSLGDLGNTMMVQPDGKILVAGTLVDLAFNPTSYSFGVVRYTTSGALDNSFGVNGKASFVGEGYCESIALQADGKILLAGHGAGSPDFHLSRLNSNGTLDNSFGINFGQETYIVGPSNVQTNSLSFAHSVLVQANGKILVAGYYYFNPTGGAHRFIVIRLNSTGSFDSSFGNGGVVYGDLIDPNLNMGSYTDNAFAAALQPDGKILMAGAACSNFSNCDFALVRFNSNGTMDPSFGSNGVATTNLGLGLEEARSIALQSDGKIVLAGTTNGGSDVALVRFTSTGALDMTFDTDGKVITTVGSANDIARSVALQADGKIVVAGTRETGAKADFFVLRYTNNLVGLSEVTNEKSQWFIQPNPSSGLFHVIAKQRGANLNPAIEIYNAFGKLVYHKLEIDMSAPIDISEQANGIYFVRVISEAEQHTQRIVKQE from the coding sequence ATGAAAAAAATAATGTGCACAGTATGGTTAATTGCCGCCTCTTATTGTTCAATTTATGCACAGGCCGGGGCTTTAGACAACTCATTTGGTGTAGGAGGAAAAGTAATTACCGATTTTGGACCAACGTCTACTTCCCGGGCACAATCCATAGCCGTGCAAAGTGATGGCAAAATTTTGGTGGCCGGATACAATACCACGGGCGGCAGCAGCGGAACAAAAGCTGATTATACGCTAGTGCGATACAATACCAACGACACACTCGATAATACCTTTGATACAGATGGAATAGTAACAACCGATTTTTTAAGTTTTAGCAATGTCAGTTTAGGCGATTTAGGTAACACCATGATGGTGCAACCGGATGGAAAAATTTTGGTAGCCGGGACATTAGTTGACCTTGCGTTTAATCCCACCTCTTATAGTTTTGGAGTGGTTAGATATACCACAAGCGGTGCATTGGACAATAGCTTTGGAGTAAATGGTAAAGCGTCGTTTGTGGGAGAAGGGTATTGTGAATCGATTGCACTGCAGGCAGATGGAAAAATACTGTTGGCAGGTCATGGTGCAGGCAGCCCCGATTTTCACCTGAGTCGATTAAACAGCAATGGAACTTTAGACAACAGTTTTGGAATTAATTTTGGCCAGGAAACCTATATAGTGGGTCCTTCTAATGTGCAAACAAATTCACTGAGTTTCGCACACTCAGTGTTGGTGCAAGCGAATGGAAAAATTCTTGTAGCGGGTTATTATTATTTTAATCCAACGGGCGGAGCGCATCGATTTATTGTAATTCGTTTGAACAGCACCGGATCGTTTGATTCCAGCTTTGGTAACGGCGGTGTGGTTTATGGCGATTTGATAGATCCCAATTTAAATATGGGAAGCTACACCGATAATGCTTTCGCAGCGGCTTTGCAGCCGGATGGAAAAATTTTAATGGCCGGAGCAGCATGCTCCAATTTTTCGAACTGTGATTTTGCATTGGTTCGTTTTAATAGTAATGGTACTATGGACCCAAGTTTTGGCTCGAATGGTGTGGCAACTACAAATCTTGGTTTGGGATTAGAAGAAGCGCGTTCCATTGCTCTACAAAGCGACGGAAAAATAGTGTTGGCCGGAACTACCAATGGTGGAAGCGATGTTGCCTTGGTTCGATTTACTTCCACCGGTGCACTCGATATGACTTTTGATACGGATGGAAAAGTTATTACAACTGTGGGAAGTGCTAACGACATTGCCAGGTCGGTTGCGCTTCAAGCAGATGGGAAAATTGTGGTTGCCGGTACAAGAGAAACCGGGGCGAAAGCCGATTTTTTTGTACTTAGATATACTAATAATCTAGTAGGTCTTAGTGAAGTAACAAATGAAAAAAGTCAATGGTTTATTCAGCCCAATCCAAGCTCGGGTTTGTTTCATGTAATCGCCAAACAGCGTGGTGCCAATTTAAATCCGGCTATCGAAATATATAACGCGTTTGGTAAACTGGTTTATCATAAATTAGAAATAGATATGTCCGCTCCAATTGATATATCGGAGCAAGCAAATGGAATTTATTTTGTTAGAGTTATAAGCGAAGCGGAACAGCATACTCAACGTATAGTAAAGCAGGAGTAA
- a CDS encoding NAD(P)H-dependent glycerol-3-phosphate dehydrogenase, with translation MTNSKIAVIGGGSWATAIVKMLLNNNEKVGWWMRNKDSVEFIKKFKHNPHYLSSVEFDLSKLEVQFDLKYIVKNFDVLIMAVPAAFLEDALKQITKEDLKDKLVFSAIKGIVPDGNLIIGDFFHKKFDVPFQHFGVISGPCHAEEVAMEKLSYLTIASQSPENAKLLAQNLNCRYIKTTPSDDIYGTEYSAVLKNVFAIASGICHGLGYGDNFQAVLISNAIQEIKRFVDAVHPINRDIKSSAYLGDLLVTAYSQFSRNRTFGNMLGKGYSVKFAQMEMEMIAEGYYAVKCIHEINKTYQVNMPITSAVYNIIYEKISPTIEIKLLTEKLS, from the coding sequence ATGACGAATAGCAAAATAGCAGTCATTGGAGGAGGAAGCTGGGCTACTGCAATCGTAAAAATGCTGCTCAACAACAACGAGAAAGTGGGTTGGTGGATGCGCAACAAAGATTCAGTAGAGTTTATCAAAAAATTTAAACACAATCCGCATTACCTCAGTTCAGTTGAGTTTGACCTAAGTAAACTGGAGGTGCAATTTGATTTAAAATACATTGTCAAAAATTTTGATGTATTGATTATGGCTGTTCCGGCTGCCTTTTTAGAAGATGCCTTAAAACAAATCACTAAAGAAGATTTAAAAGATAAATTGGTTTTTAGCGCCATCAAAGGAATTGTCCCCGACGGAAATTTAATTATCGGTGATTTTTTTCATAAAAAATTTGATGTTCCGTTCCAACATTTCGGTGTAATTTCAGGACCCTGTCATGCAGAAGAAGTGGCCATGGAAAAACTATCGTACCTCACCATTGCTTCTCAGAGCCCTGAAAATGCTAAGCTTTTGGCGCAAAATTTAAATTGCCGTTACATCAAAACAACTCCAAGCGACGATATTTATGGCACCGAATATTCAGCAGTATTAAAAAACGTTTTTGCTATCGCCAGCGGAATTTGTCACGGCTTGGGCTATGGCGATAATTTTCAAGCAGTACTTATCTCTAACGCCATTCAAGAAATTAAACGCTTTGTAGATGCAGTGCATCCGATAAATCGCGACATAAAAAGCTCTGCTTATTTAGGCGATTTATTAGTAACCGCTTACTCCCAATTTAGCCGTAACCGTACCTTTGGTAACATGCTGGGCAAGGGCTATTCAGTGAAATTTGCACAAATGGAAATGGAAATGATTGCAGAAGGCTATTATGCTGTAAAATGCATCCACGAAATAAATAAAACCTACCAAGTTAACATGCCCATTACCTCGGCCGTTTACAACATTATTTACGAAAAAATTTCACCTACAATCGAAATCAAATTACTCACCGAAAAGCTGAGTTAA
- the uvrC gene encoding excinuclease ABC subunit UvrC, producing the protein MAKEIEAQLQQLLKSLPDKPGVYQYFDKEEKIIYVGKAKSLKKRVSSYFNRDNYENNKTQILVKHICDIKFILVETELDALLLENNLIKKYQPRYNVLLKDDKTYPWICIKNERFPRVFSTRNVVKDGSIYFGPYGSGKMMHTILDLIHHLYPLRNCNYNLSDENIEKGKFKVCLEYHLGNCKGPCEGLQTLRDYNEQIEDIKSIIKGNVNDVEKHLKVLMHEFAQNFEYEKAHQIKLKIEQLEKYQSKSTVVNPSITNVDIYSIATDENFGYVNFLKVVNGSIIQGHTIELKKKLEESPEELLLIAIAELRLRFESNAKEIIVPFIPDVEIPGTEFIVPQRGDKKKLLELSERNVEYYRKEKQKQSDLVDPERHSKRILAQMKKDLRLQEEPRHIECFDNSNIQGAYPVSAMTVFKDAKPSKKDYRHFNIKTVEGPNDFASMEEVIYRRYKRMIEEEQEVPQLIVIDGGKGQLSSAMESLDKLGLRGKITVIGIAKKLEEIFYPGDSIPMYLDKKGETLKVLQHIRDEAHRFGITHHRNRRDKGTIKSELTDIKGISYNTAQKLLWKFKSVKVIKATPEAALVEVIGKSKAKLVAEHFKQQDTPQDKME; encoded by the coding sequence ATGGCTAAAGAGATAGAAGCACAACTTCAACAACTACTGAAATCATTGCCCGATAAGCCGGGGGTGTATCAGTATTTTGATAAAGAAGAGAAGATTATTTATGTAGGCAAGGCCAAAAGTTTAAAGAAGCGGGTGAGTTCTTATTTTAATCGAGATAATTATGAAAACAATAAAACTCAAATTCTGGTAAAGCATATTTGCGACATTAAATTTATTCTTGTTGAAACCGAATTGGATGCTTTATTGCTCGAAAATAACCTCATAAAAAAATACCAACCGCGCTACAATGTTTTATTAAAAGATGACAAAACCTATCCTTGGATCTGCATTAAAAATGAACGGTTTCCAAGAGTATTTTCTACCCGAAATGTCGTAAAAGATGGCTCCATTTATTTTGGACCTTATGGCTCCGGTAAAATGATGCATACCATATTGGATTTGATTCATCACTTGTATCCCTTGCGAAATTGTAATTATAATTTGTCGGATGAAAACATTGAAAAGGGAAAATTTAAAGTATGCCTCGAATATCATTTGGGAAATTGCAAAGGACCCTGTGAAGGATTGCAAACGTTGCGGGATTATAACGAACAAATTGAAGATATAAAAAGTATCATCAAAGGAAATGTGAATGATGTGGAGAAACACTTAAAAGTACTGATGCATGAGTTTGCTCAGAATTTTGAATATGAAAAAGCACATCAGATAAAATTAAAAATTGAACAGCTCGAAAAATACCAGAGCAAATCAACTGTTGTAAATCCAAGTATTACCAATGTAGATATATACTCGATTGCTACGGATGAAAATTTTGGCTATGTGAATTTTTTGAAAGTCGTGAATGGTTCAATCATACAAGGACACACCATCGAGTTAAAAAAGAAATTGGAAGAAAGTCCTGAAGAACTATTATTGATTGCCATAGCCGAATTAAGGCTGCGCTTTGAAAGTAATGCTAAAGAAATAATTGTTCCCTTTATTCCGGATGTAGAAATTCCGGGAACCGAATTTATCGTCCCGCAAAGGGGAGACAAAAAGAAATTGCTCGAACTGAGTGAGCGAAATGTGGAGTATTACCGCAAGGAAAAGCAAAAGCAATCGGATTTGGTAGATCCCGAAAGGCACAGCAAGCGCATTTTAGCGCAAATGAAAAAGGATTTGCGTTTGCAGGAAGAGCCGCGCCACATTGAGTGTTTTGACAATTCGAATATACAGGGAGCCTATCCGGTTTCGGCGATGACGGTTTTTAAGGATGCCAAACCCAGTAAAAAGGATTATCGTCATTTTAATATTAAAACGGTAGAGGGTCCGAATGACTTTGCATCTATGGAAGAAGTGATTTATAGACGCTATAAACGCATGATTGAGGAAGAGCAGGAAGTGCCTCAATTGATAGTGATAGATGGAGGAAAAGGTCAATTGAGTTCGGCGATGGAAAGCTTGGATAAATTGGGCTTGCGCGGAAAAATTACGGTTATTGGGATTGCAAAAAAATTGGAAGAAATATTTTACCCAGGCGACAGCATTCCGATGTATTTGGATAAGAAAGGGGAGACCTTAAAGGTATTGCAACACATCCGTGACGAAGCGCATCGCTTTGGAATTACGCATCATCGAAACCGCAGAGATAAGGGTACTATAAAGTCGGAATTAACCGACATAAAAGGGATTAGCTATAACACCGCGCAAAAATTATTGTGGAAATTTAAATCGGTTAAAGTCATTAAGGCCACTCCTGAAGCAGCACTGGTGGAAGTTATAGGAAAATCGAAAGCGAAGCTTGTGGCGGAGCATTTTAAGCAGCAAGATACTCCTCAAGACAAAATGGAATAG